In Flavivirga abyssicola, the following are encoded in one genomic region:
- a CDS encoding NADP(H)-dependent aldo-keto reductase: MKYTTLPNTNIKVSKICLGSMTWGNQNTETEGHAQLDYALDQGINFIDTAELYPVPATAEMSGRTSKIIGTWLQKTGHRDKVIIASKIAGPGDYTAHIRKTGFSPNAIKEAIDLELKRLQTDYIDLYQLHWPERDTNRFGIRDYKHDAKWEDNFNEILHSLDTQIKAGKIRHIGLSNENSWGAMRYLEESKKHNLPRVITIQNAYSMLTRTFETDLAEVALRENVGLLAYSPMAFGVLSGKYVKGNAADNARLKLFPRFARYSGKQAAVATKRYLKIAEDHGLTLAQMALAFVTQQPFVTSTIIGATNLEQLKENIDSIHVTLNDEVLTQINEAHNMMPNPAP, translated from the coding sequence ATGAAATACACAACACTACCAAATACCAATATAAAAGTTAGTAAAATATGTTTGGGTTCCATGACATGGGGCAATCAAAATACAGAAACCGAAGGGCATGCTCAACTAGATTATGCTTTAGATCAAGGTATTAATTTTATAGATACTGCCGAGCTATATCCAGTACCTGCAACGGCAGAAATGAGTGGGCGAACTAGCAAAATTATTGGTACTTGGTTACAAAAAACAGGCCATAGAGATAAAGTTATTATCGCTTCTAAAATTGCAGGGCCGGGAGATTATACAGCACATATTCGTAAAACAGGATTTAGTCCAAATGCAATAAAAGAAGCTATAGATTTAGAGCTTAAAAGATTGCAAACGGATTATATAGATTTATACCAATTACATTGGCCAGAACGCGATACCAATAGATTTGGCATTAGGGATTACAAACATGATGCTAAATGGGAAGATAATTTTAATGAAATTCTTCATAGTTTGGATACTCAAATTAAAGCTGGTAAAATAAGGCATATTGGACTATCAAACGAAAACTCTTGGGGAGCCATGCGCTATTTAGAAGAATCTAAAAAACACAATTTACCTAGAGTGATAACCATTCAAAATGCTTATTCCATGTTAACTAGGACATTTGAAACTGATTTGGCAGAAGTAGCTTTAAGGGAAAATGTAGGCTTGTTAGCCTATTCGCCAATGGCATTTGGGGTGCTTTCCGGCAAGTATGTTAAAGGCAATGCAGCAGATAATGCCAGACTTAAATTATTTCCAAGATTTGCCAGATATAGTGGAAAACAAGCAGCTGTAGCGACTAAGCGTTATTTAAAAATTGCTGAAGATCATGGTTTAACTCTAGCGCAAATGGCGTTAGCATTTGTAACTCAGCAACCCTTTGTTACCAGTACTATAATTGGAGCAACTAATTTAGAACAGCTTAAAGAAAATATAGATAGTATTCATGTTACTTTAAATGATGAGGTATTAACTCAAATTAATGAAGCACATAACATGATGCCTAATCCAGCACCTTAA